TCTCGACCCACGTTCCGTCCAGTTCCACGGCGATCGCACCGAGATCCTCGGAGTACCAGCGGACGCGGACCTCTGTCTTTCGGGTATGCATGAACCAGTGTGCGAGTGCCTCGGAGTGATAGCGAACGCCCAGGATGGAGATGCCTTTCTTCGTCACGGTGTATTCCTTCCGCGTTCCCAGCGCCAGGCGGCGACGTTCCAAACTGGGCATCGGGGCGACCCCGTATTTCTCGACCAGCCGGTTCCAGCAATTCAGGGGCGTTTCCCCACCAAGCCCGGCGTGCGGGCGGCGGTGATAGACGTCCACCACCCAGCGGACCAGGGCCTCGCTAAGCTCTTCAGAAGTCAGCGCCGCGCGCCCCTCGGAGTCGTAGTCGCCCTTTACCACGGTGTTGCTGAAGGTCCGGCCCGTGAAACGCGAGATGAAACTGCTGGCCAAGGTGCCGAACATCCGTTCAATGGTGCCGCGGAACTCGGGCATGCCAGCGGGGCCGGCAATGATGTTGATGCCCAGATCGGTGGCCGCGGCACGGGTGTCGAAATCGGTGAACCCGGATCCGGCATCGGTGACGATGAGTTCGGGCGTTCCCGACATGCTCCAAGGGGTCAGTGTGCCGACGGCATCGGTCCAAATCCCTTTGTCGCGTACGATCATATCAATCGCCTGCACCGCGCTCCGGGAGCTTTCAGCGCGGGACAGCTTCAGCGCAAGGATGCACCGTGTCGTTGTGCAGATGGCCGCAGTCAGATACCAGCGAGTCTTTTTGCCGTCTTCCAAGCCGAAGGCCGCTTTCTCTTCGTCTGTGAGGATCGACCAGATCCCTGTCGTCGCCATGATCGTCTGGAGGTCAACCTTCCATGCGTCCATTTCCACCCGTTCGAGCGGCCTGGTCACGACCAGCCCCCTGCCCACCGGGGCAAATTTTTTGCGCGCCGCGTCGAGACCTTCGCGGGTAGCAACAACTTCGAAAGGGTCGAGCTTCTTGATTTCCCGCCGAATGGTTTCGCGAGACGGGAGTGCCAGGTAGGATGTCTTTTGCCCCGGTCGCTCGCCGTTCAGCTCCCTTTCGGTCAGCTCTTTGCGGCGTCGGTTTTCTGCGCGAAAGACGCGCTCGACGTCTTCAACAATACTCGCGATTGTGGGCTGTTCCAGAGACAAATAATTCCGGACCGTCTTGGTCAGGAGGCAGAGCTCGTCCGGGCCGATGCGCCGCGCCCGGCTGTTCTGAATATCCTGGCCGTAGAGTGCAGGCAGGCCATCTCGGCAATATGCGGCGACACGCTTCAGGAGCCTGCTTGCGCTGACCTTCTCGGGCGAAACCCTCGTGTTCCTGGCGACCTGTCCGTCATCAGACTCGCTGGGTACGGAGTAGTATTTCCCGGCCCGAAACTTGATCTCTTCGAGAGCGCGCTTGGTGGATGCGTCGGTGCGTTTGACCTTCCCCTCCTTTTCCAGCTCGAGAAACGCCAGCACGAGCGCCTCGTGATACTTAGCCTTGCGTTGGAGCCTCGGCGAGAGGGTCGACAATTCCCGGCTTTGCAGCCGAAGGCGTCGCTTCGCATTTTCGGGGAGGAAAAAGTCACGCTTGTGTTCGAGGGTCCCATCTGTCACGCATTGGGACAGGTAAGCATGGGAGAATTCCTCTGTGACGCCCGTGCCGTCGCGTCGGGTAAAGGTGCATGCGTGCG
This portion of the Salipiger sp. CCB-MM3 genome encodes:
- a CDS encoding Mu transposase C-terminal domain-containing protein, with amino-acid sequence MLDIQSSPTLPRFAFGDFDDVIIKGISYRVEDSFPHACTFTRRDGTGVTEEFSHAYLSQCVTDGTLEHKRDFFLPENAKRRLRLQSRELSTLSPRLQRKAKYHEALVLAFLELEKEGKVKRTDASTKRALEEIKFRAGKYYSVPSESDDGQVARNTRVSPEKVSASRLLKRVAAYCRDGLPALYGQDIQNSRARRIGPDELCLLTKTVRNYLSLEQPTIASIVEDVERVFRAENRRRKELTERELNGERPGQKTSYLALPSRETIRREIKKLDPFEVVATREGLDAARKKFAPVGRGLVVTRPLERVEMDAWKVDLQTIMATTGIWSILTDEEKAAFGLEDGKKTRWYLTAAICTTTRCILALKLSRAESSRSAVQAIDMIVRDKGIWTDAVGTLTPWSMSGTPELIVTDAGSGFTDFDTRAAATDLGINIIAGPAGMPEFRGTIERMFGTLASSFISRFTGRTFSNTVVKGDYDSEGRAALTSEELSEALVRWVVDVYHRRPHAGLGGETPLNCWNRLVEKYGVAPMPSLERRRLALGTRKEYTVTKKGISILGVRYHSEALAHWFMHTRKTEVRVRWYSEDLGAIAVELDGTWVEIPSVLACFRGRCAQTWLMTEREIRASRAAEAKVSEEIIAKTMDHIVAMNGNALVSQKVFVPDYSAERLQSLSENMLIGFQIEDSPRDPIVPSGDDGMGMDLPTGHPRSGRSSAAATASTDKAGCYGFPNPDDDWSIEDK